A window from Megalobrama amblycephala isolate DHTTF-2021 linkage group LG21, ASM1881202v1, whole genome shotgun sequence encodes these proteins:
- the trib3 gene encoding tribbles homolog 3, whose amino-acid sequence MSMNLSTPTPPLRLKRVDFEDSHNTDTFKCKRRRLSQPPSPGLAPCLRPLSQSLEQPGAEKHHVSRIGPYILLEATEGAQTFRAVHQVTEQEYTCKVFSIKKYHEFIAPYTRLLPHSNICKISEVVLGESNVYIFFERNYGDMHSYVRTCKRLQEDEAVRLFGQMAAAVAHCHENGVILRDLKLRKFVFTDPQRTKLVLQNLEDSCLLNGNDDSLTDKHGCPAYVGPEILNSRHSYSGKAADVWSLGVVLYTMLVGRYPFQDVEPTALFSKIRRGAFTIPETLSPRAKSLVCCMLRKSPSERLEAGDILIHPWLHCNNNVSLSQHSSTRHSTDQVVPDFEPNETEEH is encoded by the exons ATGAGTATGAACCTGTCAACTCCTACACCTCCACTGCGACTGAAGCGAGTAGACTTTGAGGACTCTCACAACACCGATACCTTCAAATGCAAGCGCCGCAGGCTCAGCCAGCCCCCTTCCCCGGGTCTCGCACCCTGTCTTCGCCCCCTCTCCCAGAGCCTTGAGCAGCCGGGGGCCGAGAAGCACCACGTCTCGCGTATCGGACCCTACATCCTATTGGAGGCCACAGAAGGAGCTCAGACATTTAGAGCTGTTCATCAGGTCACAGAACAGGAATACACATGCAAA GTGTTTTCCATAAAGAAGTATCATGAGTTTATTGCACCCTACACTCGTCTGCTTCCACACAGCAACATCTGCAAGATTTCAGAGGTGGTGCTCGGGGAGAGCAACGTGTACATATTCTTCGAGCGTAACTATGGAGACATGCACTCGTACGTGCGCACCTGTAAGAGGCTGCAGGAGGATGAGGCAGTGCGCCTGTTCGGACAGATGGCAGCCGCGGTTGCGCACTGTCACGAGAACGGTGTCATTTTAAGAGACCTTAAACTGCGCAAGTTTGTGTTCACCGATCCACAGAG AACAAAGCTTGTCTTGCAAAACCTGGAGGACTCCTGTCTTCTTAACGGGAATGATGATTCGCTGACGGACAAACATGGCTGCCCGGCCTACGTGGGCCCGGAGATCTTAAACTCACGGCACTCGTACTCAGGGAAGGCTGCCGACGTATGGAGCCTTGGCGTTGTTCTCTACACCATGCTAGTAGGACGTTACCCTTTTCAGGACGTGGAACCCACAGCACTGTTCAGCAAAATTCGCAGGGGTGCATTCACCATCCCAGAGACTCTTTCACCCAGGGCTAAGTCACTGGTGTGCTGCATGCTGAGGAAATCTCCCTCTGAGAGGCTTGAGGCTGGAGATATACTTATCCACCCGTGGCTCCACTGCAACAACAATGTGTCCCTCAGCCAGCACTCCAGCACCAGACACTCGACGGATCAGGTGGTCCCCGATTTTGAACCGAATGAAACTGAAGAGCATTAA